The Chryseobacterium oranimense genome contains the following window.
ACATAAGAGTAATTTTACTAAGATTATTCTCGTTGATTAATTCCTTAACATACCGTATCCTACAGGAATTGATATAATGGCTAAAACTTGAATATCCGTTTAGCTTAATTGATTTTGCAATATATAAATTGTTAATTTTCAGGAGATGAGATAATCTTGAAATGGTAAAATCTGCATCTTTAAAGTAAAGCTGTTCTTCAACTATGCTTTTTACATTCTGAAAAATCTCATTGTACTTATCGATATCTTTATCATAGCCGGAAAAATCTTTTTTCAAAATTTCATTTCCATTTCTATTTATCTCCGTTTCCAGTTTGGTCATACTGTTATGATTTATATCCTGTACAAAATTTGCCATAATTTTTACAGATTTTATTTTATCATTATAATATAAGAGTAAAGCAACAATAATGATATTTGCAGCGCCTACTATTGCATCTGAAAAATCAATCTCATTGAAATTTGGAGTTTTATGCGTTAAAAATTTGCTCAAAAACGTTACAAGAAGCACGATTAACAGGACATATGAAGTATATATATAAACATATTTCCTTTCTAAAAATACATACGCACCTACAGGAATGGGCAATACCCACAATGCTGTTCCAGCTGAATATCTCCAAAAATAGAGCATCGCAAAAGCGGCAAAGAGAGGATCAAAAATTAAATAGAAATGGACTAATGTCTTAATCCGATAATTTTTTCTGATAAGAAAAAATGCACATAACAAAACAAGAAAATAAACAAATATAGCAATTGCAAGATCCCTGTCATTTAATGTAATGTATACTATGATTGAATATATACATAAAGCCACACACAATACATATACAATTAAAGATAAACAACGCCTTTTTAAATTATCCTCAGGTTTATGAGATATACCATCGTTATACAAAATCATATAAATATAAAATTTGATTGTATTAAATAACTGAATACTAAATAATTATCGTTTTTAAACCAATTTAAAAAAATGATTTATTCTTATAAATTATGATTACTTTATGAAGCTACCTTTGCATGTAAAGATAATCACTATATGTTTGGATACAATAAGATTATAATTGAACCTTTCAATTAAAGATCAACAATAATCGCTTATTCACTTATGATATTCTTTAAAATTTAATATACATATCAAAAAATAATACTATAACCATTAAAGCTTAAATAAAGCTATCCAGAATCAATAACATTTATGTGATTGACATTACAAGTTTCATGCAAATAGAACCTTAATTCCCTCATTTTAATTCTCACCCAGGATGATATTTTTGGGTGAGAAATTTTTGAGACAAATAAACACTGTCTTCTACAAACCAAGCAAATAATGAAAACCTTAATACATTATCTGAAGCTCAATCTACCTTTACATAAGGCAGTTTCTTTGTTGTGGTTTTTATTTACAATTACATTTACGCTCAATGCTCAGTCTCTTTATTTTGTAAAAGGTACCCCAATTACCATTGATGAAACTACAACACTTTTCATTACAGACTCCGGAAAAGTCAGCCAGACTAAACTAAGGGATTTTGAAGGACAAATTTTGGTAAGAAGAGAGCCTTCAAATGAAAAACAGATTGTATTCAATAATAAAAAACCCGGTTCCAAAAAGAATAGAAAGAAATCAGTATCAAAATTCTATAAGCTGGAGACTAAAACGGCTAAAAAAACAAAACCTGTTGAATTGATAAAGCGTTGTCCGGATAATTTATTTCTGTCTTATCATAAAGGAATAGTTATTTCAATATCAGTTCCCGATATTAAATACACTCCGAAATTTTTAATTGAGAATATACGATTAAGACCATTACGCAGATATCCAATAGATAATAACTATAAAATAATCAATAATAGCTTTCTTTTAAATGATCATTTGTCACAGTATAGAAACCGTCCACCACCTTTCTATTTTATTTAAAAAAAACATATTCTAATATTTTAAATCAAAAAAAACTTAAGGTGAAAAAAATAAATACTTTAATGGGGGTATTCCTCATGCTGAATACGCTCGTGCTTACAAAAGCTCAAAGTCCAGGAGGAATCGCCGGAGCCCAGATATGGTATAAAGGTGATGCCGGAATAGCTACTGCCGGAAGCAGTGTAATCGGATGGAGCAATAGTGCCTCTACTCTTTATAATCTGGCTCAACAGGGCGCAGGCACTACTCTGCCAACATCAAGTCAGATTAATTTT
Protein-coding sequences here:
- a CDS encoding helix-turn-helix domain-containing protein; its protein translation is MILYNDGISHKPEDNLKRRCLSLIVYVLCVALCIYSIIVYITLNDRDLAIAIFVYFLVLLCAFFLIRKNYRIKTLVHFYLIFDPLFAAFAMLYFWRYSAGTALWVLPIPVGAYVFLERKYVYIYTSYVLLIVLLVTFLSKFLTHKTPNFNEIDFSDAIVGAANIIIVALLLYYNDKIKSVKIMANFVQDINHNSMTKLETEINRNGNEILKKDFSGYDKDIDKYNEIFQNVKSIVEEQLYFKDADFTISRLSHLLKINNLYIAKSIKLNGYSSFSHYINSCRIRYVKELINENNLSKITLMYIYTSSGFSSQSTFNRVFKQIEGVTPTEYIYNLKKNVK